Proteins from a single region of Butyrivibrio fibrisolvens:
- a CDS encoding DUF1848 domain-containing protein, translating to MIINTGQRTDIPAFYSDWFANRLKEGFVCVRNPYNQNQVSRYRISPDVVDVIGFCTKNPAPMFKYMDLLKDYGQYWYVTITPYGRDIEPNVPDKHKLIEDFKTLSDIVGVNSIGWRFDPIFISDRYTQEYHIHAFEQIATALHGYTKTVVISFIDLYPKVKRNFPEAKEVQKEQRLILGQKMIQIASENGMTVKPCAEGDELAEYGADCGGCMRISDYEKAIGQKLDAPKIKGARAECACYLSCDIGAYNTCKHLCKYCYANAQPDIVLAQSRLHDPKSPFLIGNYMKGDKIHDVPQKSWINAQLELPL from the coding sequence ATGATCATCAACACCGGACAAAGAACAGACATACCTGCTTTCTACTCAGACTGGTTTGCAAACCGCCTGAAGGAAGGCTTTGTTTGCGTGCGGAATCCATATAATCAAAATCAGGTTAGTCGTTACCGCATTTCGCCGGATGTGGTTGATGTGATCGGCTTTTGTACCAAGAATCCGGCGCCAATGTTTAAGTACATGGACCTTCTTAAAGATTATGGGCAGTACTGGTATGTGACGATTACTCCCTATGGCAGAGACATAGAGCCTAATGTTCCGGATAAGCATAAGCTGATAGAAGATTTTAAGACGCTTTCTGATATTGTAGGCGTAAATTCAATAGGGTGGCGATTTGACCCGATATTCATATCTGACAGATATACTCAGGAATACCATATTCACGCATTCGAGCAGATCGCAACAGCACTTCACGGATACACAAAGACTGTCGTTATCAGTTTCATAGATCTGTACCCAAAAGTAAAGCGCAACTTCCCGGAAGCAAAAGAAGTTCAAAAAGAGCAAAGACTAATACTTGGTCAAAAGATGATACAGATTGCTTCTGAAAATGGAATGACCGTTAAGCCCTGTGCTGAAGGCGACGAACTTGCAGAATACGGCGCTGATTGTGGCGGATGCATGAGAATAAGTGATTATGAAAAAGCTATAGGCCAAAAACTCGATGCTCCTAAGATTAAAGGCGCCAGAGCAGAATGCGCCTGCTACCTTTCCTGCGATATCGGAGCATATAATACCTGCAAACACCTGTGCAAATACTGCTATGCCAACGCCCAGCCTGATATTGTCCTTGCGCAAAGCCGCCTTCATGACCCCAAATCACCATTCCTAATCGGGAACTATATGAAAGGCGATAAAATCCACGATGTGCCGCAAAAATCCTGGATAAATGCACAATTGGAATTGCCTTTATAA
- a CDS encoding LacI family DNA-binding transcriptional regulator produces MGKDKLTISDIAEALGVSKTTVSRALSGKGRISKATIDKVNDYVQQHHYQPYGGTDKALAFRKTHNIAVTWSGDYELVEMPYFQNVLTGIVEVMSDEGYDVMISLIVNDHIENLKRVVDKGKIDGVILTRTLVNDIPSRYLKNSGMPFVCIGSSDDKDVIQIDNDHFEACRELTSALIHQGHKRIALIGGSSNHIITKTRYGGFVKAFHDAGVTLDTSIIFLDINTDKRISDILSYLLTVDVDCLICMDDTYALRVIDICKNEHIRISEDLRIASFYNSTLLSGMEPAVTSLDFNDRNLGAVAARTLLQKIKGGDVQNRMLKTYEVMLRESTRRVDKF; encoded by the coding sequence ATGGGCAAGGATAAGCTTACAATCAGCGATATTGCGGAAGCTCTTGGTGTTTCCAAGACTACTGTTTCAAGAGCGCTTTCTGGTAAAGGTCGTATCAGCAAAGCTACCATCGACAAAGTTAATGATTATGTTCAGCAGCATCATTATCAGCCATATGGCGGTACTGACAAAGCTCTCGCGTTCAGGAAGACTCATAATATCGCAGTTACCTGGTCTGGTGATTACGAGCTTGTTGAAATGCCCTATTTTCAGAATGTCCTCACCGGCATAGTTGAAGTTATGTCAGATGAGGGGTATGATGTCATGATTTCCCTTATCGTTAATGATCATATAGAGAATCTGAAAAGAGTAGTAGATAAGGGCAAGATAGATGGCGTTATCCTTACAAGAACGCTTGTAAATGACATTCCTTCAAGATATCTGAAAAACTCAGGTATGCCTTTTGTATGTATTGGTTCAAGTGATGATAAGGATGTTATCCAGATCGATAATGATCATTTTGAGGCCTGCAGAGAGCTTACAAGTGCCCTTATTCATCAGGGACATAAGAGGATCGCTCTTATCGGTGGATCAAGTAATCATATCATTACCAAGACCAGATATGGCGGCTTTGTAAAGGCTTTTCATGATGCCGGAGTAACCCTTGATACATCGATCATCTTCCTTGATATTAATACTGATAAAAGAATTTCAGATATTTTATCATACCTTCTTACAGTTGATGTTGACTGTCTGATCTGCATGGATGATACATATGCGCTTCGTGTTATCGACATTTGCAAGAATGAGCATATCCGCATTTCAGAAGATCTTCGCATTGCTTCTTTTTACAACTCGACTCTTTTAAGCGGTATGGAGCCTGCAGTTACATCTCTTGATTTCAATGACAGGAATCTTGGGGCAGTAGCAGCAAGAACTCTTTTGCAAAAGATAAAAGGCGGCGATGTACAGAATCGTATGCTTAAAACTTACGAAGTAATGCTGCGGGAAAGTACTCGTAGAGTAGATAAATTCTAA
- a CDS encoding sugar ABC transporter permease: MKALRSLNDLLSANARQKVTKDASERQKKSLSQPKYLPVRFKDMALSFLFIIPSLIGVVLFFGAPFAVVIFYSLVDNPTRCEFVGLSNFSRVLNNSAFLMAARHTMVFSAIAVPLAVVLSLLLAIVLENKIPGRSAFRSMFLSPMMVPIASIVLIWQVLFHYNGLVNQVIGLVGIDKIDWLKSDKAHFVIIALFLWKNLGYNMILFMAALSSVPEDQLEVARLENANAWQTFWYVKFRYLSSTIVFVALMSLINSFKVFREIYLMTGDYPYDALYILQHYMNNKFRNLDYQDLSAAAILMSGVMVVIVLVLFTIEERVGKDVENS, translated from the coding sequence TTGAAAGCTTTAAGATCGCTGAATGACCTTTTGTCTGCTAATGCACGCCAAAAGGTGACTAAGGATGCTTCAGAACGTCAAAAAAAATCACTGTCACAACCTAAATATCTGCCTGTAAGATTTAAGGATATGGCTTTGTCATTTCTTTTTATAATCCCAAGTCTTATAGGTGTAGTGCTGTTCTTCGGCGCTCCATTTGCCGTGGTTATTTTCTATTCACTGGTTGATAATCCGACAAGATGTGAGTTCGTGGGTCTTTCTAATTTCTCAAGAGTGCTTAATAATTCAGCTTTTTTGATGGCGGCTCGCCATACTATGGTGTTTTCTGCCATTGCGGTGCCGCTTGCAGTAGTGTTGTCACTTCTGCTGGCTATAGTACTTGAGAACAAGATCCCTGGAAGAAGTGCATTTAGAAGTATGTTCCTGTCACCTATGATGGTTCCTATCGCGTCCATTGTTCTTATCTGGCAGGTTTTGTTTCATTACAATGGTCTTGTTAATCAGGTGATCGGTCTTGTCGGGATAGATAAGATCGACTGGCTCAAATCTGATAAGGCCCATTTCGTGATCATAGCTCTTTTTCTATGGAAGAATCTCGGTTACAATATGATACTTTTTATGGCAGCTCTTTCAAGCGTACCTGAAGATCAGCTTGAGGTTGCAAGGCTTGAAAATGCTAATGCATGGCAGACATTCTGGTATGTTAAGTTCAGATATCTGTCATCTACGATCGTGTTTGTTGCGCTTATGTCACTTATTAATTCTTTCAAGGTATTCAGAGAGATATATCTGATGACAGGCGATTATCCGTATGATGCGCTTTATATACTTCAGCATTATATGAACAATAAATTCAGAAACCTTGACTATCAGGATCTGTCTGCGGCAGCCATCCTTATGTCAGGCGTTATGGTTGTTATCGTATTAGTTCTTTTTACAATAGAAGAACGTGTTGGCAAGGATGTGGAGAACTCATGA
- a CDS encoding carbohydrate ABC transporter permease has translation MIRHNDSSTEYRECIVERAPQNRWMDIEGGKPPKVVKEKRAYSKEEIKKEIALYRKFIRDHKRKKRIEVLEIAIGTVICGIFAVIFLLPIILTITNSFMSSSEINSNYGAIFATTSTGGKVFISKTVNLKFIPDIITLSQYYVALFKSPAYLFKFWNSVIYVVPIVVFQLAVSSLASYGFARYTGKVKGVIFFFYVIIMMMPYQVTLVPNYLVSEYLNILDTRWSIWLPGIFSPFAVYMLTKFMRRIPVSVLEAARIDGANEWSIFTNVAMPLCKGGIVSIAILIFIDYWNMVEQPIILLSDDYLHPLSVFLSKINSGEISLAFAVAVIYMVLPMLVFLYGEEYLIEGITYQGGVKG, from the coding sequence ATGATAAGGCATAATGATTCGTCAACTGAATATAGAGAGTGCATTGTCGAGAGAGCTCCTCAGAACAGATGGATGGACATAGAAGGCGGTAAGCCTCCTAAGGTGGTAAAAGAAAAGCGAGCCTATTCCAAGGAAGAGATCAAAAAAGAGATTGCACTGTACAGAAAGTTTATAAGAGATCATAAGAGGAAAAAAAGAATCGAGGTTTTAGAGATTGCTATCGGAACTGTGATATGCGGCATTTTTGCAGTGATATTCCTGCTTCCGATCATACTTACGATTACCAATTCCTTTATGTCCTCAAGTGAGATAAATTCCAACTATGGTGCCATCTTTGCGACAACTTCAACAGGTGGCAAGGTGTTTATTTCAAAGACCGTTAACCTGAAATTTATACCGGACATAATTACGTTGTCCCAGTATTATGTGGCGCTTTTTAAGAGTCCTGCATACCTTTTCAAGTTTTGGAATTCGGTAATATATGTTGTTCCGATCGTAGTATTCCAGCTTGCAGTATCATCACTTGCTTCATATGGTTTTGCAAGATATACAGGGAAAGTTAAAGGAGTGATCTTTTTCTTCTACGTTATCATCATGATGATGCCGTATCAGGTTACTCTGGTTCCTAACTATCTGGTATCTGAGTACCTTAATATTCTTGACACCAGATGGTCGATATGGCTTCCGGGCATCTTTTCGCCATTTGCAGTTTATATGCTGACCAAGTTCATGCGAAGGATTCCGGTTTCGGTTCTGGAAGCTGCAAGAATAGATGGTGCCAACGAGTGGAGCATTTTTACAAATGTTGCAATGCCGCTTTGTAAGGGCGGAATCGTATCTATAGCAATTCTGATTTTTATTGACTATTGGAATATGGTTGAGCAGCCGATCATCCTTCTTTCAGATGATTATCTGCATCCGCTTTCGGTATTTTTGTCCAAGATCAATTCGGGGGAGATATCACTTGCTTTCGCCGTTGCGGTTATATATATGGTTTTGCCGATGCTGGTCTTTTTGTATGGTGAAGAGTACCTGATCGAGGGTATCACATATCAGGGCGGCGTCAAAGGATGA